GGGGCATCAAGCGCATCTCGAACGACGATCTGCGCCAGAAGTTCGTGGACGCGGCCGTCGAACAGGCCAAGGTCCTCGGCGTGACCTTCCCCGATCCCGATCTGAAGTGGAACGAAGCGCGCAAGGCGCACGACTACGGCGAGATCGACTGGAGCGAGTTCTGGCGCGTGGTCGGCGGTGAAGGCCCGTGCAACAAGGAACGCCTCGGCACGCGTGTGGCCGCCCACGAAAAGGGCGCCTGGGTGCGCGAAGCCGCCCTCGCCCACGCCGCCAAGCAGCGCCGGCGCGCCGAGAAGCAAGCCGCATAGGTCGAAGCGCCACCGACTTCGGTCGCGCGACCTCACAAGACATCAGGAACGATCATGACGCAAGCAAGCAACAAGGAATGGCCCCTCTGGGAAGTGTTCGTGCGCAGCAAGATGGGTCTCGAGCACAAGCACAGCGGCAGCCTGCACGCCGCCGACGCCGAAATGGCGCTGCGCATGGCGCGCGACGTCTACACGCGCCGCCAGGAAGGCGTGAGCATCTGGGTCGTGCCGTCGGCCGCCATCACGGCTTCGGCACCGGAAGACAAGGCCGAGCTGTTCGATCCGGCCGCCGACAAGATCTACCGCCATCCGACCTTCTACCAACTGCCGGAAGAAGTGAACCACATGTAAGCGGCGGCGCGCCGCCATGCATGGCGCGCCCCATGTGAGACCCAGAACATGAAACCGACGCAGGAACATCTGTCCTATCTGCTGCGCCTCGCCGACAACGCCCTGATCCTCGGTCAGCGCAATGCGGAGTGGTGTGGCCACGGCCCCGTGCTCGAAGAAGACATCGCGCTCACCAACCTGAGCCTCGATCTCATTGGCCAGGCCCGCATGCTGTACCAGCACGCCGCCAAGGTCGAAGCCGAACTCACGGGCGTCACCAAGCAGGAAGACGACTACGCCTTCTGGCGCGACGAATTCGCCTTCCGCAACTGGACGCTCGTCGAACTGCCGCACTACGGCCCGACAGCCGGCACCACGGCCGCCGAACGCGACTACGCCGTGACCATCGTGCGCAATTTCCTGTACTCGGCCCTGATGGTCGAAGTCTGGCAGGCGCTCACGGCGTCGACCGACGCCGAACTGGCCGCCATCGCCGCCAAGTCCGTCAAGGAAACGAACTATCACCTGCACCACGCACGCGACTGGCTCGTGCGCTTCGGCGACGGCACCGAGGAATCGCACCGCCGCGCCCAGGCCGCGCTCGATTACCTGATGCCGTACATGAACGAAGTGTTCAAGGGCGATCCGCTCGAAGAAGCCGTGGCCGCCGCCGGCACGGGCGTTACGATGGTCGAACTGAAGGACGCCTGGCAAGCCACCGTGAACGACGCGCTCGCCGAAGCGACGCTCGACGCGACCAACGCCCCGGTAGGCGGCGCGTTCGAGAGCACGGGCAAGTTCGGTCGCCACTCCGAGCACATGAGCTATCTGCTCGGCGAGATGCAGGGTCTGGCGCGCCAGCACCCCGGCGCAACCTGGTGAGCCACGGCTTGCCACGCACGACATGCCGCCCATGAATCCATTCACCGACTTCGCGGACAAGTCCATGAATCTGCCGCTCACGCCACCCGTTGCGCCCGACGTCCTCACGCCGGCCTCGGAAGCGTCGCTGCCGCTCGCATGGCAAACGCTCGAGTCGGTGCCGGATCCAGAGATTCCGGTCGTGTCGATTCGCGAGCTCGGCATTCTGCGCGACGTGCGCGTCGTCACGCGTGACGACGTCGCGGCCTTCGAGATCGTGATCACGCCCACGTATTCGGGCTGCCCGGCGATGCAGCAGATCGCGGAGGATATCGACGCCGCCATGACGCGCGCCGGCCTCGGTCCATGGCACATCACGACGGTGCTGGCCCCGGCCTGGACGACGGACTGGATCAGCCCCGAGGCGCGCGAGAAGCTGCGCGGCTACGGCATTGCACCGCCCACGGGCGCGCACGCCGTGGCCGTCGACGCACCGCGCAAGATCACGTTCTACGGCCGCCCGAAAGACGGCGTGCCATGCCCGCATTGCGGCTCGACCGAGACCGAAGTGGTGTCGGCGTTCGGTTCGACCGCCTGCAAGGCGCATTACCGTTGCCGCGCGTGCCGCGAGCCGTTCGACTACTTCAAGCCCTATTGATTGATCCGACTGATCCCGCCTCCCCTGCGGGGACGCCGACACCCACCGGTGCCGACGCCCGTAACCCGGCGGCAAGGAAGCCCACGATGACGACCCCGCAATTCCATTCGCTGACCATTCGCGAAATCCGGCCCGAGACCGCCGACGCCATCTCCATCGCCTTCATGGTGCCGGACGCGCTGCGCGACGCCTATCGTTTCACGCAAGGCCAGTTCCTCACGCTCAAGACCGAGATCGAGGGCGAAGAAGCGCGTCGCTCGTACTCGATCTGCGTCGGCGTGCCCGAGTACGAGGCGACGGGCGAACTGCGCGTGGGGATCAAGCGCGTGCCGGGCGGCAAGTTCTCGAACTTCGCCAACGATCAGTTGAAGCCGGGCCAGCAGATCGACGTGATGACGCCGGACGGGCGCTTCTTCACACGGCTGTCCGCCGACAACGCCAAGCACTACGTCGGCTTCGCCGGCGGTTCGGGCATCACGCCGATGCTCGCCCTCATCAAGACGACCCTCGCCGCCGAACCCCGAAGCCAGTTCACGCTCGTGTACGGCAACCGCTCGGTGCCCGCGATCATGTTCGCCGAAGCGCTCGAAGACCTGAAGAACACGTATCTGGGCCGTCTGCGCCTGTATCACGTGCTCTCCGACGAGGCGCAGGAAGTCGAACTGTTCAACGGCCTGCTCGATCGCGAGAAGTGCACCGCGTTCCTCGACACGCTGATTCCGGCGTCGAGCATCGACGAGGCCTTCATCTGCGGTCCCGGCCCGATGATGGACGCCGCCGAAGCCGCGCTGGCCGCCGCCGGTGTCGCCAAGGAGAAGATCCACGTCGAACGTTTCGGCGTGCCGTCGCCGCAAGCGGGCGCGAAGCCGGTCGTCATCACCGACGACACGCCGATGGCAGAACTCGTCGTCGTGATGGACGGCAAGGAGCGTCGCCTGCGTCAGCCGTACGAAGGCCAGAGCATTCTCGACACGGGCCTCGCGGCCGGTCTGTCGCTGCCCTACGCGTGCAAGGGCGGCGTGTGCTGCACGTGCCGCGCCAAGGTGCTCGAAGGCGAAGTGGCCATGGACAAGAACTACACGCTGGAGGACTACGAAGTCGAACAGGGCTTCGTGCTGACATGCCAGGCGCGTCCGCTCACCGAACGTGTGGTGGTGAGCTACGACGAACGTTAAGTCCGTCGGCCGTTGCACCGATCGACGTATATGGACGTATATCGACGTCTCGATCGGGCAGCGGCCTGGCCCCTCGTCGTGGGCGATGGACGGCAGAGTGGCGAGGCCCGGTTCGCCGCCGGACGAAGCCGCCGCGGAGCAGGGCCATCAGCCCGGGATATGCCCGGTTTTATGCCCCGCAACCTCAAACGGATGTTTGCCGCGCGGTGCGAACGTTACGTCAACTCGGCGGGATCGAACGGGAAATCCCGCCAATGCGTCGATTATTGCGGTCATTGCGGGAGCGTCCACCCGAGGTTGCGGGAATACCGTAAACTACCGGCATGAATACCATCCATGTCGTCTGTGGCGATGTTGCCGCGCAGCAGTTGCGCGCGGCGATGGCGCAAGCGCTTCGCGCCGACCCCGTGCTTGTCCTGCGTGACGATCTGGCCATCGGGCCGGTGCGCGAGATCGACGAGAACGAGCGGCAACGGGCGGCTTTCTGGCAACGGGTGGCGCCCGCCGCCGGGCGCGACTACGCGGGCGAACTGCGCGAAGAACTGGCGGCACTGCAGCGTCTGGCCGAAGGCGACAACGCCGTGGTGTGCTGGCATGGCGACAGCGCATCGGATCAACTGACGCTGCGTCGCGTGGCATTCACACTGCGCAACACGCCCGCGAGACTCAACGAGATAGCGCTGCGCGGCAGCGATCTCGCACCATCGGGCGCCGCGTACGGCGTCGATCGCCGCACGAGCGTGGGCATGTACGCACCGGAAATCCTGGCCGAACGTTTTGTCCGTATCGCCCCGATTTCGTTGTTGCGCATCGGCCGCCTGTCGCTGGAGTGGCGTGCGCTCAAGCAAGTGAACACCCAGGTGCGCCGCTGGGTGCACAACACGTTCGAAGGCGCGACGTTCGCGGAGATCGACGACCAGATCCTCACGCTCGCGCCGGTCCCATGGACGCCGATGGCCGCATTCCTC
The Pandoraea pulmonicola DNA segment above includes these coding regions:
- the paaC gene encoding 1,2-phenylacetyl-CoA epoxidase subunit PaaC yields the protein MKPTQEHLSYLLRLADNALILGQRNAEWCGHGPVLEEDIALTNLSLDLIGQARMLYQHAAKVEAELTGVTKQEDDYAFWRDEFAFRNWTLVELPHYGPTAGTTAAERDYAVTIVRNFLYSALMVEVWQALTASTDAELAAIAAKSVKETNYHLHHARDWLVRFGDGTEESHRRAQAALDYLMPYMNEVFKGDPLEEAVAAAGTGVTMVELKDAWQATVNDALAEATLDATNAPVGGAFESTGKFGRHSEHMSYLLGEMQGLARQHPGATW
- the paaB gene encoding 1,2-phenylacetyl-CoA epoxidase subunit PaaB codes for the protein MTQASNKEWPLWEVFVRSKMGLEHKHSGSLHAADAEMALRMARDVYTRRQEGVSIWVVPSAAITASAPEDKAELFDPAADKIYRHPTFYQLPEEVNHM
- the paaD gene encoding 1,2-phenylacetyl-CoA epoxidase subunit PaaD, with translation MNPFTDFADKSMNLPLTPPVAPDVLTPASEASLPLAWQTLESVPDPEIPVVSIRELGILRDVRVVTRDDVAAFEIVITPTYSGCPAMQQIAEDIDAAMTRAGLGPWHITTVLAPAWTTDWISPEAREKLRGYGIAPPTGAHAVAVDAPRKITFYGRPKDGVPCPHCGSTETEVVSAFGSTACKAHYRCRACREPFDYFKPY
- a CDS encoding DUF1835 domain-containing protein, whose amino-acid sequence is MNTIHVVCGDVAAQQLRAAMAQALRADPVLVLRDDLAIGPVREIDENERQRAAFWQRVAPAAGRDYAGELREELAALQRLAEGDNAVVCWHGDSASDQLTLRRVAFTLRNTPARLNEIALRGSDLAPSGAAYGVDRRTSVGMYAPEILAERFVRIAPISLLRIGRLSLEWRALKQVNTQVRRWVHNTFEGATFAEIDDQILTLAPVPWTPMAAFLGEAMPRIEGFFATDSFLLWRCRELGAAGRLALRGDTTAPAACDLRLE
- the paaE gene encoding 1,2-phenylacetyl-CoA epoxidase subunit PaaE codes for the protein MTTPQFHSLTIREIRPETADAISIAFMVPDALRDAYRFTQGQFLTLKTEIEGEEARRSYSICVGVPEYEATGELRVGIKRVPGGKFSNFANDQLKPGQQIDVMTPDGRFFTRLSADNAKHYVGFAGGSGITPMLALIKTTLAAEPRSQFTLVYGNRSVPAIMFAEALEDLKNTYLGRLRLYHVLSDEAQEVELFNGLLDREKCTAFLDTLIPASSIDEAFICGPGPMMDAAEAALAAAGVAKEKIHVERFGVPSPQAGAKPVVITDDTPMAELVVVMDGKERRLRQPYEGQSILDTGLAAGLSLPYACKGGVCCTCRAKVLEGEVAMDKNYTLEDYEVEQGFVLTCQARPLTERVVVSYDER